The following proteins are co-located in the Maridesulfovibrio sp. genome:
- a CDS encoding DNA integrity scanning protein DisA nucleotide-binding domain protein: MSSESFANLCIFHIMDGLRDGLSHFSSNSRTALVYAVTPDDPLRIYDPQDLLRDHQPKLKEYYFDSEDWRKGGNHDDNTKLIEVVRTKDLALAGLITCSARASSIFYQCWFTEQHPNMCSIGPTESWMEYAALLLSQDFATQNILRIDSSGHLLREYSTHAVRDYIVDQRNRIMGWDTQLRVYPILDAVLGISKTREEGAWARGELIFIEPSELDSIKYMAKFPENERPSLKNHKHVRKLLQSVESSSRKLVSDGKCIVGIAAIPPTGNSISAQFKGDWGMLYLGTETVCSFADAKFSSTNYKPNLVHLEEFLLEQDLSADTRHSLFQLVTQMITTANHRSHGCTLVIDFNDAPVTIAGQTIEAPLDLREPEIRGLARSLTRLDGAVHICKDLKLHGFACLLDGKAVSGENRARGARFNSALRFTAEHDNLIVIVVSSDKPVSIIQRGVELTAVCEWKQLFACVTTPPAFKDWNME, encoded by the coding sequence ATGAGCTCAGAATCATTTGCCAACCTGTGCATTTTTCACATCATGGACGGACTGCGGGACGGACTTTCCCACTTTTCATCCAATAGCCGTACAGCCCTTGTTTATGCGGTGACTCCTGATGATCCTTTGCGTATCTATGATCCGCAGGACCTGTTAAGGGACCACCAGCCCAAGCTCAAGGAATACTACTTTGACTCCGAGGACTGGCGCAAAGGCGGCAACCATGATGACAACACAAAACTCATAGAAGTTGTCCGCACCAAGGACCTTGCCCTTGCAGGGCTGATCACCTGCAGTGCCCGCGCCAGCAGCATCTTCTACCAATGCTGGTTTACCGAGCAGCATCCGAATATGTGTTCCATCGGCCCCACTGAGAGTTGGATGGAATATGCGGCACTGCTGCTCTCGCAGGATTTCGCCACCCAGAATATTCTGCGAATAGACAGTTCAGGTCACCTTCTTCGTGAATACTCCACTCATGCCGTACGCGATTACATTGTTGACCAACGCAACCGCATCATGGGCTGGGACACACAACTGCGTGTTTACCCCATTCTAGACGCAGTACTGGGAATTTCCAAAACCCGCGAAGAAGGAGCATGGGCTCGCGGAGAGCTGATTTTCATTGAGCCTTCAGAACTTGACTCAATCAAATACATGGCCAAGTTCCCCGAAAACGAAAGACCATCTCTCAAAAACCATAAACATGTCCGTAAATTACTTCAGTCCGTTGAAAGTTCAAGCCGTAAACTGGTTTCTGACGGCAAATGTATAGTCGGAATCGCAGCAATCCCACCAACAGGCAATTCCATTTCCGCACAGTTCAAAGGCGATTGGGGAATGCTCTATCTCGGAACTGAAACTGTATGCAGCTTTGCGGATGCCAAATTTTCTTCCACCAACTACAAGCCCAACCTTGTTCATCTAGAAGAATTCCTTCTGGAGCAGGACTTGAGTGCAGATACGCGTCACAGTCTTTTCCAGCTGGTTACCCAGATGATTACCACGGCAAACCATCGCAGCCACGGTTGCACGCTGGTTATCGACTTTAATGATGCTCCGGTAACCATTGCCGGGCAAACCATTGAAGCACCGCTTGACCTGCGTGAACCGGAAATACGCGGCCTTGCCCGTTCATTAACCAGACTGGATGGAGCGGTCCATATCTGTAAGGACTTGAAACTGCACGGTTTTGCATGTCTTTTGGACGGTAAAGCCGTATCCGGTGAGAACCGGGCCAGAGGAGCACGCTTTAACTCCGCACTGAGATTTACCGCCGAACACGATAACCTGATAGTTATCGTCGTGTCCTCAGACAAACCGGTTTCGATAATTCAACGCGGAGTCGAACTTACGGCCGTCTGTGAGTGGAAGCAACTTTTTGCCTGTGTCACAACTCCACCTGCTTTTAAAGACTGGAATATGGAGTAA
- the thiD gene encoding bifunctional hydroxymethylpyrimidine kinase/phosphomethylpyrimidine kinase — protein sequence MKPLPCVLTIAGSDSGGGAGIQADLKAISMAGCYGASAITALTAQNTTGVTGIEAVSPEFVALQIETVCSDIEVRAAKTGMLFSAPIIRAVGETLKDKDFPLVIDPVCVATSGAKLLKDDAVEAMKEIFPLAELLTPNVPEAELFTGMEIKSREDVFKAIEILLEMGPKAVLVKGGHFDSVAATDWLGIQGQQPIPLMQQRVKTKNSHGTGCTLSATIASGLAKGYDMVTAVRKAQEYLNLALRAGFDLGEGSGPPNHLAPMLIEGMKQGILSDLHEFGLRLECMQGLNELIPEVRMNVAVALPYAGDINDVAAFSGRVSCSRKGEVMVCGHPEFGASSHIAKVLLCARKSNSKVFCAAGLRLNERIMASVAECGFVEAWFDRADEPGEIPGTEENTLEWGTCKAMSEHPEPEMIDVVCDSGAKGIEPCLRLLAKDFEDMEAKLKKLLAAMSG from the coding sequence ATGAAACCGCTTCCATGCGTTTTGACTATTGCAGGTTCTGACTCTGGCGGGGGGGCCGGGATTCAGGCCGACCTTAAAGCTATTTCCATGGCCGGTTGTTACGGGGCCAGTGCTATAACAGCGCTTACTGCCCAGAATACGACCGGAGTAACCGGAATTGAAGCTGTCTCTCCTGAGTTTGTAGCCCTCCAGATTGAAACGGTTTGCAGTGATATTGAAGTTAGGGCCGCTAAGACCGGGATGCTTTTTTCAGCTCCCATCATCAGAGCTGTTGGCGAAACCCTTAAAGATAAAGATTTTCCGCTGGTCATTGATCCGGTATGTGTGGCAACCAGTGGAGCAAAGCTGCTGAAAGATGATGCCGTTGAGGCTATGAAGGAAATTTTTCCGCTGGCAGAGCTGCTTACTCCCAATGTGCCTGAAGCTGAGCTTTTTACCGGGATGGAGATCAAGAGCCGTGAAGATGTGTTCAAGGCGATTGAAATTCTGCTGGAAATGGGGCCGAAGGCTGTGCTCGTAAAGGGTGGACACTTTGATTCCGTTGCAGCAACTGATTGGCTGGGCATTCAAGGGCAACAGCCTATCCCTCTTATGCAGCAAAGGGTAAAGACCAAGAATAGTCACGGTACCGGATGTACGCTTTCCGCCACCATCGCTTCCGGTTTGGCAAAAGGTTATGATATGGTAACTGCAGTGCGCAAGGCTCAGGAATACCTCAATCTTGCGTTGCGGGCCGGATTTGATCTCGGCGAGGGGAGCGGGCCGCCTAACCATCTTGCGCCCATGCTGATCGAAGGAATGAAGCAGGGGATTCTATCTGATCTGCATGAATTCGGTTTACGCCTTGAATGCATGCAGGGATTGAATGAACTTATCCCTGAAGTGCGCATGAATGTGGCTGTTGCACTGCCGTACGCCGGGGATATCAATGATGTTGCTGCTTTTAGCGGCAGAGTTTCCTGTTCCCGCAAAGGTGAAGTTATGGTTTGCGGACATCCAGAGTTCGGGGCTTCCAGCCATATTGCCAAAGTTCTGCTTTGTGCCCGGAAGTCAAATTCTAAAGTGTTTTGTGCTGCCGGATTAAGGCTCAATGAACGGATAATGGCTTCTGTTGCCGAGTGCGGATTTGTTGAAGCATGGTTTGATAGGGCAGACGAACCGGGAGAAATTCCCGGAACTGAAGAGAACACCCTTGAGTGGGGTACCTGTAAGGCCATGTCTGAACATCCCGAGCCGGAGATGATTGATGTGGTTTGTGATTCAGGAGCAAAAGGCATTGAGCCGTGTTTGCGACTTTTAGCAAAGGATTTTGAAGACATGGAAGCAAAGCTTAAAAAGCTGCTTGCGGCCATGTCCGGTTAA
- a CDS encoding baseplate J/gp47 family protein — protein MSIPVKKTLDEVREMIFQHINDVQDEYVAKGWLPRRLNLNKGVVRGMIEIWAWGLHKLYVFLEYLFYQIFPASSSGAYLNEHAVQVAVPRRESTKAMGRVTFNGPAEGNVKIPAGRILKTDPDGEGMVYRFITTEDAILPDGHTSVSVPVESEEYGRKANVGPGQITNIATHVSGIDSVSNDSNWMTSEGADEENDSSLQNRYALAWSGISGVNSAAYKKWVLDIPAVIAVKVRDRHPRGQGTIDVIIRGAAGVPTDSLLAEVRAEVEKKRPQNDNVLVKGPTPILVKISGTLILTAGDSNSLLQAEKRIRALFEDPTDYPGVTPLQIGQDLTLDRLTSEAMAGAGYHLCQRVDWDQPMEDVKVPEDGLAILESLTLSVGWEQA, from the coding sequence ATGTCAATCCCCGTTAAGAAGACACTTGATGAAGTGCGTGAAATGATTTTTCAGCACATCAACGACGTTCAGGATGAATATGTTGCAAAGGGCTGGCTGCCCCGGCGCTTGAACCTGAACAAAGGGGTTGTGCGTGGCATGATTGAGATCTGGGCCTGGGGACTTCATAAGCTGTATGTCTTTCTTGAATACCTTTTTTATCAGATCTTCCCGGCCAGCTCGTCTGGGGCTTACCTGAATGAACATGCTGTACAGGTAGCTGTTCCGCGCAGGGAATCAACCAAAGCTATGGGCAGGGTTACTTTCAACGGTCCGGCTGAAGGCAACGTGAAGATCCCGGCCGGTCGAATCCTCAAGACCGACCCTGACGGCGAGGGCATGGTTTACCGCTTCATCACCACCGAGGATGCCATTCTTCCTGATGGCCATACTTCTGTAAGTGTCCCTGTTGAGTCCGAGGAGTATGGACGCAAAGCCAATGTCGGCCCTGGACAAATCACAAATATAGCTACCCATGTTTCCGGCATTGATTCGGTCAGCAATGACTCTAACTGGATGACTTCCGAAGGAGCTGACGAGGAAAACGATTCCTCTTTGCAAAACCGCTATGCCTTGGCCTGGTCGGGTATATCCGGTGTAAACAGTGCTGCTTACAAGAAGTGGGTTTTGGATATTCCCGCAGTGATCGCCGTAAAGGTCCGGGACCGCCACCCGCGCGGTCAGGGAACCATTGACGTAATTATTCGCGGTGCTGCCGGAGTTCCTACAGATAGCCTTCTGGCAGAAGTCAGGGCCGAGGTCGAAAAGAAACGCCCTCAGAATGACAATGTTCTGGTCAAAGGCCCGACCCCGATTCTTGTTAAAATATCCGGGACTCTGATTCTGACCGCCGGAGACAGCAACAGCCTGCTACAGGCTGAAAAGCGTATCCGTGCCTTGTTTGAAGATCCCACTGATTACCCCGGAGTAACACCGCTGCAAATCGGTCAGGATTTGACTTTGGACCGGTTGACCTCCGAGGCCATGGCCGGAGCTGGCTACCATCTTTGCCAGCGTGTTGATTGGGATCAGCCTATGGAAGATGTGAAAGTTCCTGAAGACGGACTGGCCATACTTGAAAGCCTGACCTTGTCAGTAGGATGGGAACAGGCATGA
- a CDS encoding DNA (cytosine-5-)-methyltransferase, translating into MKVGSLFSGVGLTDFGLELAGFEHAWFCEIEPYARDILSKRWPGRTIYKDIKELDGNEVEKVDLLSGGFPCQDVSCGGKRKGITKETRSGLWYEYARIIRQVRPRYVLIENVPGLRSKGFEIVLKELAEIGYDAEWIVLSAAQFGAPHLRERLFIVAYPHSAGDDDPTGPRRLFTEERINGIDFQLDSEASWNNLRVNRASPESICKAYPGPQIHRMDDGHTDWLDRLKALGNGITPQQAYFVGSLIQDHSFNVLNLLNKKT; encoded by the coding sequence ATGAAGGTAGGCAGTCTGTTCAGCGGAGTCGGTCTAACTGACTTTGGTCTGGAACTGGCCGGGTTCGAGCATGCCTGGTTCTGTGAAATAGAACCATATGCACGCGACATCCTTTCAAAGAGATGGCCCGGAAGAACAATCTATAAGGATATTAAGGAGCTTGATGGAAATGAAGTTGAAAAAGTCGACCTGCTCTCAGGTGGGTTCCCGTGTCAGGACGTGTCCTGCGGAGGTAAGCGCAAAGGGATCACGAAAGAAACCCGTTCCGGCCTCTGGTATGAATACGCCCGTATTATTCGCCAAGTTCGCCCCAGATACGTACTCATTGAAAATGTGCCCGGGCTCCGTTCCAAAGGGTTTGAAATTGTCCTCAAAGAGCTGGCCGAGATCGGGTATGATGCTGAATGGATCGTGTTATCTGCTGCCCAGTTTGGTGCGCCGCATCTCCGTGAAAGGCTGTTCATTGTTGCCTACCCCCACAGTGCAGGGGATGACGACCCAACTGGCCCACGGCGGCTATTTACGGAAGAACGAATCAATGGAATCGACTTCCAACTTGATTCCGAGGCTAGCTGGAATAATCTACGGGTTAACAGGGCCTCGCCCGAAAGCATTTGCAAAGCATATCCCGGACCCCAAATTCATCGAATGGATGATGGGCATACCGACTGGCTGGACAGACTCAAAGCACTTGGAAACGGCATCACGCCACAGCAAGCGTATTTTGTCGGCAGCTTGATTCAGGATCACAGTTTTAACGTGTTGAATTTGTTGAACAAAAAGACCTAG
- a CDS encoding YgiQ family radical SAM protein: MTKSIIAKRQPQPQFLPMTRKEMDKLGWERPDIILVSGDSYIDHPSFGIPLLGRVLSAHGFKVAIVCQPDWNDPKALEELGRPRLYAGVSAGALDSMVAHYTSFRKKRSDDAYTPGGKAGARPNRACIIYTNLIKKAFKGLPVIIGGIEASLRRISHYDFWTDKIRKPILMDSKADLLVYGMGERAMLDAALRLSEAEEPSAAVLKEIPGTAFMGSPEDVASEPELIELPSHQEIVDESNQLMTATLALEEQVHFGDSWAIQPVDNRHVIITPPSQYLSTEELDWLYSLPYARLPHPIYKDKGRIPAADMIEFSITSHRGCGGGCSFCSIAMHQGRHIRSRSRKSIMDELKRMQEHPDFRGSVSDIGGPSANMWNANCTLERGKCKRKSCLVPKVCPNFKYDQKANLKLLRDAQKMDGIKHVRVASGVRYDLGQKDKTSLKDIFKEFVGGQLKVAPEHIAPSVLKHMRKPDLPIFESFLEMFAAESKKAGKEQYVIPYLMSAFPGCTDNDMRHLASWLAARGWKPRQVQCFIPTPGTVATAMFYCETDPAGNKIYVAKTDAQRLKQHRILIPDPGRDPRAGKQGKKRPPSERAQDSSPKKGKKSTKRYDGPKASGESKKFNRKDDGKRFTKKKKTK, translated from the coding sequence ATGACAAAAAGCATTATCGCAAAAAGGCAGCCCCAGCCTCAATTCCTGCCCATGACCAGAAAGGAAATGGACAAGCTGGGCTGGGAGAGACCTGACATTATTCTAGTATCCGGCGACAGCTATATCGACCATCCAAGCTTCGGCATCCCGCTGCTGGGACGGGTCCTTTCCGCACACGGCTTCAAAGTAGCCATAGTCTGCCAGCCGGACTGGAATGACCCCAAAGCTCTGGAAGAACTGGGACGCCCGCGCCTATATGCCGGAGTATCGGCCGGAGCACTGGATTCTATGGTCGCCCACTATACATCTTTCCGCAAAAAAAGAAGCGATGATGCATACACCCCCGGCGGCAAGGCCGGAGCACGCCCCAACCGGGCCTGTATCATATATACAAACCTGATCAAAAAAGCCTTCAAGGGACTTCCGGTAATCATCGGTGGCATTGAGGCTTCCCTCAGGCGAATTTCCCATTACGATTTCTGGACCGATAAAATCCGCAAACCGATCCTAATGGACAGCAAAGCCGATCTGCTGGTCTACGGTATGGGCGAGCGGGCCATGCTTGATGCTGCGCTCCGCCTTTCCGAAGCTGAAGAGCCTTCCGCTGCGGTCCTGAAAGAGATTCCCGGTACAGCCTTCATGGGCAGTCCGGAAGACGTCGCTTCCGAACCAGAATTAATCGAACTGCCCTCGCATCAGGAAATCGTTGACGAATCCAATCAGCTGATGACCGCCACCCTCGCCCTTGAAGAGCAGGTACACTTCGGTGATTCATGGGCCATCCAACCGGTTGATAACCGTCATGTTATCATCACCCCGCCCTCGCAATATCTTTCCACCGAAGAACTGGACTGGCTGTACAGTCTTCCATATGCCCGACTACCCCACCCTATTTATAAAGATAAAGGGCGCATTCCGGCTGCGGACATGATTGAATTCAGCATCACTTCCCATCGTGGTTGCGGCGGTGGCTGCTCATTCTGCTCAATCGCCATGCATCAGGGACGGCACATACGCTCCCGGAGCAGAAAGTCGATCATGGATGAACTTAAACGCATGCAGGAGCATCCTGATTTCAGAGGTTCTGTTTCCGATATCGGCGGCCCCAGCGCCAACATGTGGAATGCTAACTGCACACTCGAAAGGGGTAAATGCAAACGCAAAAGCTGCCTCGTACCCAAGGTCTGCCCCAATTTCAAATATGACCAGAAGGCCAACCTCAAACTTTTACGTGACGCGCAGAAAATGGACGGCATCAAACATGTGCGTGTAGCCAGCGGTGTGCGTTATGACTTGGGGCAAAAAGACAAGACCAGCCTAAAAGATATTTTCAAGGAATTCGTCGGAGGACAGCTGAAAGTCGCCCCGGAACACATTGCGCCTTCCGTACTCAAGCATATGCGCAAACCGGACCTGCCCATCTTTGAAAGCTTTCTGGAAATGTTCGCCGCAGAGTCAAAAAAAGCAGGCAAGGAACAATATGTCATCCCTTACCTAATGAGTGCCTTCCCCGGCTGCACAGATAATGACATGCGCCATCTTGCTTCATGGCTGGCCGCAAGAGGCTGGAAACCTCGTCAGGTGCAATGCTTTATTCCGACACCGGGCACTGTTGCAACCGCCATGTTCTATTGCGAAACCGATCCTGCGGGCAATAAAATTTACGTAGCAAAAACAGATGCGCAACGCTTGAAGCAGCACCGCATCCTCATTCCTGATCCGGGCCGTGACCCACGGGCAGGCAAACAAGGCAAAAAGAGACCCCCTTCCGAAAGGGCACAAGATTCCAGCCCTAAAAAGGGAAAGAAAAGCACTAAGCGTTATGACGGTCCGAAAGCTTCTGGCGAAAGCAAAAAGTTTAACCGCAAAGACGACGGCAAAAGGTTTACCAAGAAGAAAAAAACGAAGTAA
- a CDS encoding zinc finger domain-containing protein translates to MRKNEFRCGTCKRLLAIGTGNLAIKCPRCGAMNHLRAMSTNEESHRASLGEPDEGRQSVQRSRSN, encoded by the coding sequence ATGAGAAAAAACGAATTCAGATGCGGAACGTGTAAAAGGCTGCTGGCCATCGGCACAGGCAACCTTGCAATCAAATGTCCTCGATGCGGGGCAATGAATCACCTGAGAGCCATGAGCACCAATGAAGAAAGCCACAGAGCCTCATTAGGAGAACCTGATGAAGGTAGGCAGTCTGTTCAGCGGAGTCGGTCTAACTGA
- the ilvB gene encoding biosynthetic-type acetolactate synthase large subunit has product MEISGAKLVIKLLEQQGIEIVCGIPGGSNLPIYDALRDSSIKHILARHEQGAGFMAQGMARTTGKAAVCMGTSGPGVTNLLTAIADARLDSIPMVAITGQVTSTLIGTDAFQEVDTYGLTIPITKHNFLVQSAADLLEIIPEAFRLAESGRPGPVVVDIPKDVQKEIIEISEIPCSARKKPERAEGDGKLIEKAVSMINKSRRPIIYAGGGVVAADASADLLKFARRNSIPVVTTLMGLGAFPHGDPNYLGMLGMHGSRSTNMVMEEADLIIALGVRFDDRAIGKACEFCKHADILHIDIDRSEIGKIKSSNLSIVGDVGHVLHELVEKVEASIRIGWSARIASIRMMYPDLRPDEQDTFHPLNLIRVMGETLPEDAIITTDVGQHQMWVAQGYPFRKPRTLLTSGGLGTMGFGLPNAIGAALAKPDKKVVCVSGDGSFLMNIQELATLAEQRLNVKILIMNNNRLGLVRQQQELFFEERFFASTFESNPDFASIARGFGLPSFDLGEQENPELFLRKVLGQDGPCVINIPINFENKVLPMVPPECANREMIGG; this is encoded by the coding sequence ATGGAAATCAGCGGTGCTAAATTGGTTATTAAACTCTTGGAACAACAGGGGATTGAAATTGTATGCGGTATCCCCGGTGGTTCCAACCTGCCCATCTACGATGCCTTAAGGGATAGTTCGATCAAGCATATTCTTGCCCGCCATGAGCAGGGTGCCGGGTTTATGGCTCAAGGTATGGCTCGTACTACCGGAAAGGCTGCCGTATGTATGGGCACTTCCGGTCCCGGCGTGACCAATCTACTCACCGCTATTGCTGATGCAAGGCTTGATTCCATTCCCATGGTCGCAATTACCGGTCAGGTAACCAGTACTCTCATCGGTACAGATGCTTTTCAGGAAGTTGATACCTACGGCCTGACCATTCCTATTACCAAACATAATTTTCTGGTTCAGTCCGCAGCCGATCTGCTGGAGATTATTCCCGAAGCTTTCAGGCTTGCAGAGTCCGGCAGGCCCGGTCCTGTAGTAGTTGATATCCCCAAGGATGTTCAGAAGGAAATTATCGAGATTTCCGAAATTCCATGTAGTGCCCGTAAGAAACCGGAGAGAGCTGAGGGTGATGGAAAGCTGATTGAAAAGGCCGTGAGCATGATCAATAAATCCCGCAGGCCGATCATATATGCCGGGGGTGGCGTTGTTGCGGCTGATGCTTCTGCTGATCTGCTTAAGTTTGCGCGCAGGAATTCCATTCCGGTTGTAACCACGCTTATGGGGCTCGGCGCATTTCCTCATGGTGATCCTAATTATCTGGGTATGCTCGGCATGCACGGTTCCCGTTCCACCAATATGGTTATGGAAGAGGCCGATTTGATTATTGCACTGGGTGTTCGTTTCGATGACCGGGCAATTGGTAAAGCCTGCGAATTCTGCAAACATGCTGATATCCTGCATATTGATATTGACCGTTCTGAAATCGGTAAAATCAAGTCTTCCAATCTTTCCATCGTTGGTGATGTTGGACATGTTCTGCACGAGCTTGTTGAAAAGGTTGAGGCTTCAATCAGGATCGGCTGGAGTGCTCGCATTGCTTCCATCCGCATGATGTATCCTGATCTCCGTCCTGATGAGCAGGATACTTTTCATCCGCTCAATTTGATTCGGGTAATGGGGGAAACTCTTCCTGAGGACGCCATTATCACCACTGATGTAGGCCAGCATCAAATGTGGGTTGCACAAGGTTATCCCTTCCGTAAGCCCCGGACGTTGCTGACTTCTGGTGGTCTCGGGACTATGGGATTCGGTTTACCTAACGCAATTGGTGCGGCCTTGGCCAAGCCGGACAAGAAGGTTGTCTGTGTTAGTGGTGACGGTTCTTTTCTTATGAATATTCAGGAACTTGCCACCCTTGCCGAGCAGCGCTTGAACGTCAAGATTCTGATTATGAATAACAACCGTTTGGGGCTGGTTCGCCAGCAGCAGGAACTGTTCTTTGAAGAGCGTTTCTTTGCATCAACATTTGAAAGCAATCCTGACTTTGCCTCTATTGCCAGAGGATTCGGTCTTCCCTCGTTTGATCTTGGCGAGCAGGAAAATCCCGAATTGTTCCTGCGCAAGGTTTTGGGGCAGGACGGCCCGTGCGTAATTAATATTCCCATTAATTTTGAAAACAAAGTTCTCCCCATGGTTCCGCCTGAGTGCGCCAACAGGGAAATGATAGGAGGCTAG
- a CDS encoding baseplate assembly protein — MSADIYGQDIMLDEDLQVVVAANGELVLTEGPATGVQDIKLALFTYLGSLFYDTLHGSTVLDWIKEESTNATRSAFTVEVARCINTDPRVVPMSAKCKIASWDDKGIKAIASWRFIDETHTSNIIFEVGENSLVKEVIEDVNPR; from the coding sequence ATGAGTGCTGATATTTACGGTCAGGACATCATGCTGGATGAAGACCTGCAGGTTGTGGTCGCTGCCAATGGTGAACTTGTTCTTACCGAAGGACCGGCCACAGGTGTGCAGGACATTAAGCTGGCCCTGTTCACTTATTTAGGTTCGCTGTTTTACGACACCCTGCACGGTTCCACTGTTCTGGATTGGATAAAAGAGGAATCGACCAATGCAACACGCAGCGCGTTTACGGTCGAAGTTGCCAGATGCATCAACACTGATCCCCGCGTTGTGCCTATGTCCGCTAAATGCAAAATAGCAAGCTGGGACGATAAAGGCATCAAAGCGATAGCGAGCTGGCGTTTCATCGATGAGACCCACACGTCCAACATCATCTTTGAGGTGGGCGAAAACAGCTTAGTCAAAGAGGTTATTGAAGATGTCAATCCCCGTTAA
- the ilvN gene encoding acetolactate synthase small subunit produces MCKHNFVIDLLVRNHAGVMSQITGLFSRRNFNLEGIICGPVGDGGQSRMILTVADDSKLEQIMLQLDKLYDVLKVEQVEGHPLTEVLSQL; encoded by the coding sequence ATGTGTAAACATAATTTTGTTATTGATCTGTTGGTACGTAACCATGCGGGGGTAATGAGTCAGATTACCGGACTTTTTTCCCGTCGTAATTTTAACCTTGAGGGAATTATTTGCGGTCCAGTCGGAGATGGCGGACAGAGCAGGATGATCCTTACAGTTGCCGATGACAGCAAGCTTGAGCAGATCATGCTCCAACTGGATAAATTGTACGATGTCTTGAAAGTTGAGCAGGTTGAAGGACATCCGCTCACAGAAGTTTTAAGTCAGCTTTAA
- a CDS encoding phage tail protein produces the protein MIWDYFKNTLRWPLVFRPGPLSALVKGGARAMEQAYEDILWLVRQADPAQADSAHLHYHSASRGTPRWPDEPESFYRKRIVYAYAWQAQAGRSAGLVSILKEAGISAEIYEPSDLTQMVDPNTPRLDGRDLGFAMITPRDLKGFPSLGWAEFLVNMNWGSMEDGQYQLARKIVAEYKAARSLDKFRIYLGLRGPAPRNPESKASAVAGSIIPQPAALRLDGSWTLGRDEGPTRLKGQSLGFKLGEIIPGAVTKQIKNDRLSTNVHGAMTLTIKPGEPTLQREPLGRLSEKLMRLDGAWNVGTGLILNGSWNLSGETRLVEAARLGSLPDHRLNGQLRLGVSKPVCTTWPSVN, from the coding sequence ATGATCTGGGATTATTTCAAGAACACATTGCGCTGGCCTTTGGTATTCAGGCCCGGTCCTTTGTCCGCCCTGGTCAAGGGTGGAGCAAGGGCAATGGAGCAGGCTTACGAAGATATCCTCTGGCTGGTTCGGCAAGCAGATCCCGCGCAAGCCGACTCCGCTCACCTGCATTATCACTCAGCATCAAGGGGTACACCGCGCTGGCCCGACGAGCCTGAAAGTTTCTATCGCAAACGCATTGTGTACGCCTATGCGTGGCAGGCTCAGGCCGGTCGCTCTGCCGGGCTGGTTTCCATATTAAAGGAAGCAGGAATTTCAGCTGAGATTTACGAACCCTCAGACCTGACTCAAATGGTTGATCCGAATACCCCGCGCCTTGATGGCCGCGACCTCGGCTTTGCCATGATCACCCCCAGAGACTTGAAAGGCTTTCCTTCTCTGGGCTGGGCAGAATTTCTGGTCAATATGAACTGGGGATCAATGGAAGATGGCCAATACCAGTTGGCTCGTAAAATTGTAGCTGAGTATAAGGCCGCACGCAGTCTCGACAAGTTCAGAATCTATCTGGGCCTGCGAGGTCCGGCGCCGCGCAATCCTGAAAGTAAGGCTTCAGCTGTGGCCGGATCAATCATCCCCCAGCCTGCAGCTCTTCGGCTTGATGGCTCCTGGACACTTGGCCGCGACGAAGGCCCGACCAGACTTAAAGGTCAGTCTCTTGGTTTTAAGCTCGGAGAGATCATACCCGGCGCTGTGACCAAACAAATCAAAAACGACCGTCTTTCAACCAATGTTCACGGAGCTATGACCTTAACCATCAAACCAGGAGAACCGACTCTTCAGCGCGAACCGCTCGGCAGACTGTCTGAAAAGCTCATGCGTCTTGATGGAGCATGGAATGTCGGTACCGGACTGATCTTAAACGGAAGTTGGAATCTGTCAGGTGAGACCAGGCTTGTTGAAGCTGCGCGGCTCGGTTCCCTGCCGGATCACCGACTTAACGGGCAGCTCCGCCTTGGAGTGTCAAAGCCGGTTTGCACAACTTGGCCAAGCGTAAATTAA